The Candidatus Schekmanbacteria bacterium genome contains the following window.
CGATGCATCGATTTTGTTCATTGCTTTTATCAAATAAGGCAGTCCTTTGTAATAGCGCAGCTTTCCAACAAAAAGCAGGAGTGGGGTTCCATATTTATTGCGAATCTCTTTGCTTTTTTCCGTTTCTCCTCCTTTAAAGTCATCTAAATCTATTCCCAACGGGATTACTTTGCATTTATCTTTGAATTTTGAAAGGATTGGTGACTGTTTTATATAGTTGTCGCTCGTTGCAATAATAACATCTGTTTTTTGAAGTACTTTGTTGAGAATTGGACGATAAAAGAATGCAATATATTTCTGCTTTACAATATCACTGTGATAGGTAATCACTGTTTTTGCTTTTATCCCTGAAAAGAGATATGCGGTTTCTCCAACAGGATAGGGAAAATGCATATGGACGATATCCGGTTTTTCCTTTTTAAGTTTGAAGGGGAGAGTTATACTCAATGGCGTTGAAGCGACTGTTGCAAAGCGTGAAGCTTTGATTATTGTTACCCCATTGATTGTTTCGATTTTACTGCTTTTCTTCTGATTTGTAACAAGTACTCTGACATTGTGTCCTAATTTTGCCTGTGACTCAGCCAACATCTTTATGTGGTTTTCAATGCCGCCTAAAACAGGATAGTAATCTTTATAAATGTGAAGTATTTCCATTTTCTTTTTTGAATCTAAAAATTTTCAGGATAAGTTTATACTTATATGATTGGCGTTTTAAAAGAAATTCTTTTATCATCAAATAGGTAGGGTCAATTTTCACA
Protein-coding sequences here:
- a CDS encoding glycosyltransferase, producing MEILHIYKDYYPVLGGIENHIKMLAESQAKLGHNVRVLVTNQKKSSKIETINGVTIIKASRFATVASTPLSITLPFKLKKEKPDIVHMHFPYPVGETAYLFSGIKAKTVITYHSDIVKQKYIAFFYRPILNKVLQKTDVIIATSDNYIKQSPILSKFKDKCKVIPLGIDLDDFKGGETEKSKEIRNKYGTPLLLFVGKLRYYKGLPYLIKAMNKIDASLVIVGSGPKEKELKELAKELNLLKKIHFTGDIDYKDLPDYYRACDIFILPSTEKSEAFGTVLLEAMAAEKPIISTELHTGTSYVNINNKTGLVVEPADSDAIVRAVEKLLKNEKLMKEFGKNAYERVSSNFSLEIMTKRIIDLYHSL